The proteins below are encoded in one region of Myxocyprinus asiaticus isolate MX2 ecotype Aquarium Trade chromosome 13, UBuf_Myxa_2, whole genome shotgun sequence:
- the ptger1b gene encoding prostaglandin E receptor 1b (subtype EP1), which produces MLAIQHCNDSTLVADEPLSNETQKVTGVAPVRCMENLTPPSTNPTAAGLSMTLGIVSNIIALMILVKAYARMRKRSKATFLLFASSLVATDLAGHVIPGALVLRLYFSGSAGRHCNQPDAICQFLGGSMVFFGLCPLFLGCGMAAERCMGITRPLLHARVVCTAHTKVVLVMIWFLALSVALLPYFHLGTYAYQYPWTWCFIKVLEDTSITDVVFVLLFSGLGLASLAVAFICNTISGMTLVIARLRQRTCHRRSTKSHDTEMVAQLVGIMVTSCICWSPLLIFGLMSVIRSYSGSMGDDLQTYRTLMVMGVRLASWNQILDPWVYILLRRAVLRKICRLTTGRKDLSGSTFRRWEISSFQNSVKKDINLN; this is translated from the exons ATGTTAGCCATCCAACACTGCAATGATTCAACCCTGGTTGCTGATGAACCACTCAGCAATGAGACCCAGAAGGTTACTGGAGTGGCACCAGTGCGCTGCATGGAAAATCTCACCCCCCCTTCAACCAACCCCACGGCAGCTGGCCTGTCCATGACACTGGGCATTGTGTCCAACATCATAGCACTGATGATCCTGGTGAAAGCTTACGCCCGCATGCGGAAGCGCTCGAAAGCAACGTTCCTGCTCTTTGCCAGTTCCCTAGTGGCCACGGACCTTGCCGGTCACGTCATTCCAGGCGCGCTGGTTTTGCGCCTTTACTTCTCTGGCTCTGCCGGAAGACATTGCAACCAACCCGATGCCATCTGCCAATTCTTGGGTGGCAGTATGGTGTTTTTCGGCCTTTGCCCACTCTTTCTTGGGTGTGGTATGGCAGCTGAGAGGTGCATGGGCATAACACGGCCTCTCTTGCATGCCCGAGTTGTGTGCACAGCCCACACCAAGGTGGTGCTGGTGATGATATGGTTTTTGGCTTTATCTGTAGCACTGCTGCCATACTTCCATTTGGGCACATATGCCTATCAGTATCCATGGACGTGGTGCTTCATTAAAGTGTTAGAGGACACAAGCATCACAGATGTGGtatttgtgctgctgttttctGGACTGGGACTGGCCTCACTGGCTGTGGCTTTTATCTGCAACACAATCAGCGGAATGACGCTTGTGATTGCCCGTCTCCGCCAGAGGACGTGCCACCGAAGATCAACCAAATCACATGACACTGAGATGGTGGCTCAGCTGGTGGGCATCATGGTCACATCCTGTATCTGCTGGAGCCCTCTGCTG ATCTTTGGTCTGATGTCAGTCATCCGCTCGTACAGTGGCTCAATGGGGGATGATCTGCAAACCTACAGGACTTTAATGGTAATGGGAGTGCGTCTGGCCTCCTGGAACCAGATTCTGGACCCTTGGGTATACATTCTTCTACGGCGGGCCGTCCTCAGGAAGATCTGCCGCTTAACTACGGGCCGCAAAGACCTGAGTGGGAGCACATTCCGGCGGTGGGAGATTAGCTCTTTCCAGAACTCGGTTAAAAAAGATATTAATCTGAACTGA